One window of the Rhipicephalus sanguineus isolate Rsan-2018 chromosome 2, BIME_Rsan_1.4, whole genome shotgun sequence genome contains the following:
- the LOC119382524 gene encoding GSK3-beta interaction protein, with product MTTATTSASELPSSSSKLDTADKSAMSTKPSKSSMETVSPSSKVFHYGIEEVPFQQELKSIIEEIRFAVADVGMSALPSDELASYFNLQTKEDKRMCVMMSRQGFQVVGNDYNVRDVEDGQCFETVNTLLDSISPTYRRLFSEALTKKLQELQKDDQSIDEMSTGSTDL from the exons ATGACTACCGCAACTACGTCGGCGTCCGAGTTGCCGTCTTCTTCGTCGAAACTGGACACAGCCGATAAATCTGCGATGTCGACAAAACCCTCCAAGTCGTCGATGGAAACGGTATCG CCCAGCAGCAAGGTGTTCCATTACGGCATTGAGGAAGTACCCTTCCAGCAGGAACTGAAGTCCATCATTGAAGAGATCCGCTTTGCTGTGGCCGATGTGGGCATGTCCGCACTTCCGTCAGACGAACTGGCCAGTTACTTCAATTTGCAGACAAAAGAGGACAAGCGGATGTGTGTCATGATGTCGCGTCAAGGCTTCCAAGTCGTCGGCAATGACTACAATGTTCGGGATGTTGAAGATGGGCAGTGTTTCGAGACTGTCAACACCCTGCTAGACTCCATAAGCCCCACTTACCGGCGTCTCTTCAGTGAAGCATTGACAAAGAAACTGCAGGAACTGCAGAAGGACGATCAAAGCATTGACGAAATGTCAACAGGTAGCACCGACCTATAA